The sequence below is a genomic window from Halococcus salsus.
TGGACATGGAAGGAGGTAGAACTCGACGTCATATTAAATCTACTGCCATCAAACCGGGTTTCGGTATTTATCGTTGATAAAAATTCGACGTTCTGTTAGCAAAAAGTTGGGCGCATCTGGTCGTTCGTCGCTTGAATAGATCGCCGGATACGGCTGTGTGGTTGATCTTCGGAACCGAAATTCCTCAGTAGTGGATATTCGTTTCCTGAAATCATCTGCAATGAATATATCGTGTATTAGGGGAAGATAGATACGCGACGTCGGTCGAGCGAGTACACATGGGAACTGCTTCGGGAGCCAGCGACGTCGGGACCACGTGTCGAACCGCGGTGACGGAGGTCTGGCCGGGCGAGTTCGAACTCAGGATCGAGACCGGGCGCGGGGACACCCCGACGACGACGGTCCACACGCTCGACGCCGCCCAGCTCGACGCGCTCGGCGACCACATCGGGGACGCGCTCCGGGACGCCGACAGATGACGACGTTCGTGCGCCGCGCTCTCGGATGATCGAAACCCTCGTTGCCGAGGTCATGACCGCACCCGCCTCGACCATCGAGGCCACGGCGACGGCTGCCGAGGCCGCCGAACGCCTCCGCGACCGTGCGGTCGGCTCGCTCGTCGTGGTCGGGGACGACGGGATAGCGGGGATCGTCGTCGAGTCCGACATCGTCGTGCTCGTCGCCGAGCACCGCGATCCGGGGCTGCCGGTCTCGTCGGTCATGACCACCCCGGTGGTGGTGGTCGAGAGCGGGGCTCACATCGCCGCGGCCGCCGAGCGGATGCAGGACCACGGGATCAAGCGACTCCCCGTGGTCGACGACGGCGACCTCGTCGGCGTGGTCACGACCACCGACCTCGCGTACTACCTCCCCCGCTACCGCACCGAGATCGTCGAGAACTGACAGCTATCGGGACCCATCGACCTCGACCCGCTACGCCCGTTCGGGGAAAGCTTATGCCCCCGTGCTTCGGAGTCCTGGGTATGGGTTCCCTCATGGACGAACGTGTTGGTTCCAGCGAGAACATCGAGGTCGGGGAGGTCCGGAAGTGTCGGGTTCACGGACTGTTGTTCGACGCCGATATCGCCGAGATATGTCCGATGTGCGAGTTCGAACGTACCGACCGGATCGCCAACGGATCCTGAACGCCGACGAGAGCGGTCCCGTCGGGACTGGTACTCTTTTCCGGTCTTCAGACCTCGCGGGTGCCGCCGTCGGTCGCCCGCGGTGAGCCGCCCTCCGCGGGCGCGATCGACGGTCGCGAGTCGGGGGTCGGGTCGTCGGGGAGCGGGTCGATGCCCATCCCGCGGGCGGAGTTCGTGACCACGACCAGCGAGCTCACCGCCATCGCGGCCGCGGCGATCAGCGGGTTGACGAGGCCGGCCACCGCGAGCGGGATGGCGACCAGGTTGTAGCAGAACGCCCACCCCAGGTTGGTCCGGAGCCGGCGGCGCGTCCCGCGCGCGACCGCGAAGAAGGCCGGGATCGGCCGGAGGCTGTCGCCGGAGACCACGGCGTCGGCGGCGTCGATCGCGAGTTCGGTCCCGTTGGCCATCGCGATCCCCAGATCCGCCGCCGCGAGCGCCGGCGCGTCGTTGGTGCCGTCGCCGACCATCGTCGTCGTGCCCTCCTCGCGGAGCCGACCCACCACCGCCTCCTTGGCCTCCGGTGGCACGCCGGCGAAGACCTCGGAGACGTCGGGGTGGCCCGAGAACCGCTCGGCGATCTCGCGGTCGTCGCCCGTGAGCACCACCACCCGGGGACCTTCCTCGGCGATCGACGAGACCACCTCTGCCCAGTCCGCACGCGGGGTGTCCCCCACCTGAAGGACCCCCTTCGCCTCGTCGTCCCACGCGACGAGCGTCGCGAGGAAACCGTCTGACCGCGTCTCCCGGACCTGCTCGTCGATGGGCTCGGGGACCGCGTAGCCCGACTCGCGAACGAAGCCCGGATGTCCGACGACGACGCGCTCGCCGTCGACGGTCGCCGCCACGCCGCGGGCGTGGCTCTCGAAGTCGGTGACCGTGCGAGCGGTTGCATCGCTCCCACGGTCGCGGTCGGCGGCCACGATGGCCTCGGCGACCGGGTGGCTCGACCGGCTCTCGACCGCCGCCGCGCGCGCGAGGAGTTCGTCGGGGTCGTCGCCACGCACGCCGTCGAGCGACATCTCGCCCGTCGTGAGGGTGCCGGTCTTGTCGAACGCCACGATCTCGGTATCAGTGATCCGTTCGAGCACGGTGGCGTTGAGCACCGTGATCCGGCGTTCGGCGGCCTCGCGAACGCCCGAGACGATCGCGAGCGGGGTCGCGAGCCCGAGCGAACACGGACAGGACACCACGAGGACCGAGACCCCGATCAGGATCGCCTGGCCGATGGATGCGCCGGTCAAAAGCCAGCCGACGGTCGCGAGCGTCGCGATCGTGACCACCACGGGCACGAAGACGCTCGCGACGCGGTCGGCGAGCCGCGTCGCGCCCGAGTCCGAACTCTGGACGTTCCAGATGAGTTCGACGAGCCTGTCGAACGTGCTGGTGGCCTCCTCGCCGACCTCGATCTCGATCGCGTTGTCGGTCACCACCGACCCGCCGACGACCTCCTCGCCGAGGCCCTTCGAGACTGGTACGGATTCACCGGTGACGAGCGACTCGTCGATCGCGGCCTGCCCCTCGACGACCGTCCCGTCGATCGGGACGCGCTCGCCGGGTTTGACGAGCACACGGTCGCCGGGCGAGAGGGATTCGAGCGCGACGTCGTGGTGGCCCTCGTCGGTGAGCACGCGCGCCTCGGTGATCCTGGACTCGGTGAGCGCCGAGAGGTCGCCGAGCGCGCGGCGCTTGAACCGGGCCTCGATGTGGTTGCCGATGCTCACCACCACGATCACCATCGTCGAGACGTCGAAGTAGACGTGGGTGGTGTCGAGGAACGCGAGCGCGAACACCGAGTAGACGTAGGCCGCGAGCACCGCGAAGGCTATCAGCACGTCCATGTTCGGCTGTCGGACTTTGAGGCTGACGTAGGCCCCCCGGAGGATCGGGAAGCCGACGCCGAAGAGCACGATGGTGCTCCCGAAGAAGACCGGCACGAACGCGATCAGGCTGGCGCTGGTGCCCGAGAGGAAGCTCTCGGGGTAGTAGCCGAGGTAGACGGGATAGAGGAAGGCGGCGTAGAACATCATCACCGCCATCGCCGCCAGCCCGCCGAAGACCAGACGGAGGCGGCCGAACTCAAAGCGCTCCTCGGCCCCCTCGTCCTCCTCGTCGGGGTCGCTGGCGTGGTAGCCGAGCTTGCTGACCGCGTCGATCAGCCCCCCTCTGTCGATCGTCGACGGATCGTAGTCCAGCCGGACCATGTCGGTCGCGTAGCTGGCCTGGGCGTCGTTGATCCCGTCGGTCTCGGTCGCGCTGGTCTCGATGAACGACTCGCAGGTCGAACAGTGCATCCCGTCGACCGAGAGGAAGGCCGTCTCGCTCCCCTCCGAGTGCTCGTGGTCCGACCCGTGTTCGTGGTGGGCGTGATGGTCGTGGCCGTGCTCGTGGAGGTCCTCGGCGGAGACGTCCTCGGTCTCGTCGAGCCGTTGGAAGGTCGCGAGACAACCCTCACAGCAGAAGACCCCGTCGACGTCGGCTGCGGTCGCGGGGTCGTCGCCGACCGGCGACCCGCACAGCGTACACTCGGTCACTGGGTCGTCCCCGCGCTTCGGCGGTCGCGCACGGAGCGGCGGGCGGTGTGGACCCGCTGTCGTAGTCGGCGTTCACCCCACGGTCCCGGTCCAGCGTGCATGGGAGAACTGGGGTCCGCGGACGGGTATCGGTTGCGGTTACCCCCTCCACGGTACCCGCGGTACGCTCGCGCTTTCGAAAAGGTGAGGGTCGCGGAACGGGTACCGGCGGACGAATGGCCAACGAACCCGCGGACGCCGCGGCCGGCGGGCGGTGGCCGGCCCGGCTCCTCCGCTATCTCGTGACGCTCTCGCTCGTGGGCACGGTACTGTTGATGGGCTTCGGGATGTACTCGGTGGCGATCCGGGGTTGGATGTCCTGCGGCGAGGCGTTCCCGATGTGTGCCGGCTCGCTGGTTCCCATGCTCGACCCCGGCGCGGCGCAGTCGACGGGCTACACCGCGACCCAGGTCTACGCCGAGTGGTTTCATCGTGCCGTCGCGTTCGTCACCGGCCTCGTGATGCTCGCCGCGACGGCCCTCGCGTGGTGGCGCGTCGAGGGCTACACGCTCACGACGTGGACGATCACCCTCGCAACCGCGCTCCTGCCCTTCGAGGCCTACCTCGGCGTCGTCACCGGCGTCCCAGATCCCGCGACGACCCTCGTCGCCATCCACCTCGTGGTCTCGTACCTCGTGCTCGGCGCGCTGGCCGTCGCCACGGGGATCACCTGGTGGTCGCGCGGACGGCGGTCGCGACGACACACCGGCCACGTCCACTGACTCGCGACGGGAAACCGAGTTCATCGGGCCGCGAGTCGACCCGGCTCGCAGCGCCGACGATTCCGTTCGACGGCCACACTACCAGGGGTCGGTCGCGGTTTCGATTTAAAACGCGACGGCGACGGGATAGTTGTTCGCCCCCACCGTACTGTGCGTTACCACAAGCCTCAGTATCGTAACTCACGAATCGTTCGGTGCTCGGGAGAGGGGTTCGCAAAAAGGGGAAACCCCGTTGCGTGGCATCACCCTGCTCTCGAGTTTCCCGGACTGGTCCGTTGACCAGTACCAGTGACAGCGGGGCGACTTTTATAGGCCTTGTGAAATGATACCAAATCGTTCTGTTCTAACATATCCTCCCGGCGTTGGAGACCGTCGTCGGTCACTTGGTGGAGGAGAGGACGCTTCGGACCGAACGTCCACTCCCCTTGTGAAGGGGACGAAGTCGTCCGCGTGAATGGTGTTCTGTGAACGTGGTAGGCATCGATCCGATTTCCTCACGGGACGAACGTCGTGTTTTTACGAGTCAGCCGACGAAGGTTTGCAGTAATGTTATAAACGATACCCATGATCATGCAAGTGGGTGATGCCAATGCAACGGGACGATGGGACGAGTGGACGGGAACGGAGCGTGAAAACCTGCGACCGGTGTGGAAAGGGGATGCCGGACCCCTACGTCGGCAACGGAACCTGCTATCACTGTCGGAGAACCAGCCAGTAGAAGCCCGATACGTCATTCACATCGACCGCTTAGCTGCCGCTCTTCGTGAGGGAAAACGGGGGGGGAGGGAAGGTAGGACCGGAGGGGAAGTGTTACAGGTGATGCCAGGCAACGGAGTCCCCGTATCGGTCCTATATCAACGTCACTGCTATTCCGTAATAAGCTTTGTGTGGGCGGGCGAATCCGATGGTTAGCACGAGCACAATCGGGTCCAAGAGGAGTCGATGCACCGACCAAACCGGCCGGTGCTCGGTCGACGCCATCGCTCGTCGACTGACGATGCCGATGCCGATGAACCGCGAAGCGATGACGTGGATCCATCGAGGACGACGAAGTTCGCCTTCGGTGGTTCTATCGCCGCTCTAACTCACACCGAGATTCGGAATAAGGCGTGTTCGGGGGAACTACCGACAGCTCGTGCACGTCCCGTCCACGATGTCCATCGCCGCTTCGCCACACAACTTGCAGTACTCTACGACACCGCTGCCAACGTTCGTCTTCGCCATACGTGATTTTTGGCTCCGTCGACGGTTGTGTGGCTGGCTTTCAACGGCAAGGTAACGGGCGGGACGGGAGGAGCGCTCACATCGAAGCACGTCGTCGCGCAAACCGGCGGATCATACGGGTGACAGCCGAGGTCTATCGGACCTCGCGGTTCGGAACAACGGATACGAGTTGATTCCGATGGGAGGAGGTCCTACGAGGGTTGTGGTGCGAACGAGGTGACTCGAAAGGAGTAGCGGAAGTCACTCGCCGATTCGCGTCGCTCGTCGGCTCGTTGTCCTCGAAAATCGAAGGTTTTCGTGATGACGAGGAACTGCGCCGTGCAGTTCCTCGATCCATACGGGCCGGAAGGGATTTGAACCACGGTCGTTCCGCTCACTTCGTTCGGATCACTTCCTGATTCAAATCCTCCGGCCGGTTCACTCGCCGATTCGCGTCGCTCATCGGCTCGTTCCACGGGCCGGAAGGGATTTGAACCCTCGACCGTCTGATTAAGAGTCAGATGCTCTCCCTAACTGAGCTACCGGCCCTGTGATTTCGAGTTACTCCGGCCGGGTGAAATACGTTTTCCTTCGGTCGGGCTGCCGCGGCCGCGGGACGGCGCGGTCCGCGGCCGCGGTGCGGAGGCGGTACGGTCGCGCGACCTGGTGGATGAAGGGCGAGGCGCACGGCTCACGGGTCGCTCCGCTCACGGTTCACTTCGTTCACCGTTCGCCTCGTGGTCGTTCGAGAGAGCGAAGCTCTCTCGTGATGACGAAAGACGCGAAGCGTCTTTCGAACCACCTCCCAGTGGTCGGCCACGGCCCCCTCCCCGTTCGCATCGAGGCGCGTCGCTTCGCTCGCGCCTCGCTGGCGAGGGCTTCGGCGGAGCGGAGGGGGTGCCGTGCGGTTGCGGAACGGTGACGTTAGTGATTGCACCGCGAGCGAACGAAGTGAGCGAGCGGGCGCGAGGGTGACCGACGGGAACCCGACGCGCTTTTGATCCACATTTTGCCAGCGAGCCGAAGGCGAGCGCAGCAAAAGGTGGGGGTTTCTAGTAGTACCACGGCACGTCGGAGAAGTCGGGGTCGCGGCCCTCCATGAACGCCTCGCGGCCCTCGCGGGCCTCGTCGGTCATGTATCCCAACCTGGTCGCCTCGCCCGCGAAGACCTGTTGGCCCACCATGCCGTCGTCGGCGAGGTTGAAGCCGTACTTGAGCATCCGCATCGCGGTCGGCGACTTCGAATTGATGGTCTCGGCCCACTCCAGAGCTACTGTTTCGAGCTCCTCGTGTGGCACCGCCTCGTTGACCATCCCCATCTCGGCGGCCTCGGGAGCAGAGTAGGTCTTCCCGAGGAAGAACACCTCGCGCGCCTTCTTCTGGCCGATCTGCTTGGCGAGGTAGGCCGAGCCGAACCCCGCGTCGTAGCTCGCGACGTCCGGATCGGTCTGGAGGAACTGCGCGTGCTCCTCGCTCGCGATGGTGAGGTCACAGACCACGTGGAGGGAGTGACCGCCGCCGACCGCCCAGCCCGGCACCACGCAGACGACGGGTTTCGGGAGGTGGCGGATCGCGCGCTGGACTTCGAGGATGTGGAGCCGGCCGGTTCGGCTCCCGCCGTCCGACTCGTCGTCCTCGTCGTACTCGTAGCCCGACCCCCCACGGACGGACTGGTCACCGCCCGAGCAGAAGGCCCAGCCGCCGTCTTTCGGCGATGGGCCGTTGCCGGTAAGGAGCACACAACCGACGTCGGTCTGGCGTTTGGCGTGGTCGAGCGCGGTCGCGAGCTCGTCGACGGTCTTCGGTCTGAAGGCGTTGCGGACCGCGGGACGGTCGAAGGCGATCCGGACGGTACCGGAATCGGTCGCGCGGTGGTACGTGAGGTCGTCGAAGTCGAATCCCTCGACCGGCGTCCAGCGGTCGGCGTCGAACAGGTCCGAAACCATACGCAACCATCTCGGCTGGCCGAAAAAACTTCGTCGCTCGACCGGTCGCCGGTAACGTCACGTGAACGGACCCGGGTTCGGGTCGGGATCCGGCAGCGGGTTCACTACCCCGGCAGTGCGGCTCTCGTTCAGAGGGGTTGGCACGTGCAAGCACGGAAGGTATCAGTGGGTAAACGTATGCTTCGGTGGCTTCCTCATGGACCATCACACGCGTCGAACCGGGGAGCAGTCCATCCGACCGCCGTCCGTCGGACGTGACAGCCCCCGGACCGCAAGAATCACCCGTGAAAACCACCCGACGTAACCTCCTTCGATACGGGGGCGCGACCGCGGCGACGCTCGGGACGACCGGGCTCGCGGGCTGTGCCGGCGTGCTGGGTGCCACTCAGGCGGGCACCGTGAAGGTGAGCTCGGCGCGGTTTCCCGAGAGCATCCTGTTGAGCTACATGGCGATCGAGTCGTTGCGGGCGAACACCGACCTCACGGTACTCGACGAGACGGCGCTCGGCGGCACCCCGATGAACTTTCGAGCGGTCAACAGCGGCGAGGTGTCGATGTTCTGGCTCTACACCGGCGGCGGGTGGACTACGATCCCGCCGATCAAAGACCGGGTGATCGCCGACCCGGGGAAACTCTACACGGCGGTGAAACGCCAGATGAAGCGCG
It includes:
- a CDS encoding heavy metal translocating P-type ATPase — its product is MTECTLCGSPVGDDPATAADVDGVFCCEGCLATFQRLDETEDVSAEDLHEHGHDHHAHHEHGSDHEHSEGSETAFLSVDGMHCSTCESFIETSATETDGINDAQASYATDMVRLDYDPSTIDRGGLIDAVSKLGYHASDPDEEDEGAEERFEFGRLRLVFGGLAAMAVMMFYAAFLYPVYLGYYPESFLSGTSASLIAFVPVFFGSTIVLFGVGFPILRGAYVSLKVRQPNMDVLIAFAVLAAYVYSVFALAFLDTTHVYFDVSTMVIVVVSIGNHIEARFKRRALGDLSALTESRITEARVLTDEGHHDVALESLSPGDRVLVKPGERVPIDGTVVEGQAAIDESLVTGESVPVSKGLGEEVVGGSVVTDNAIEIEVGEEATSTFDRLVELIWNVQSSDSGATRLADRVASVFVPVVVTIATLATVGWLLTGASIGQAILIGVSVLVVSCPCSLGLATPLAIVSGVREAAERRITVLNATVLERITDTEIVAFDKTGTLTTGEMSLDGVRGDDPDELLARAAAVESRSSHPVAEAIVAADRDRGSDATARTVTDFESHARGVAATVDGERVVVGHPGFVRESGYAVPEPIDEQVRETRSDGFLATLVAWDDEAKGVLQVGDTPRADWAEVVSSIAEEGPRVVVLTGDDREIAERFSGHPDVSEVFAGVPPEAKEAVVGRLREEGTTTMVGDGTNDAPALAAADLGIAMANGTELAIDAADAVVSGDSLRPIPAFFAVARGTRRRLRTNLGWAFCYNLVAIPLAVAGLVNPLIAAAAMAVSSLVVVTNSARGMGIDPLPDDPTPDSRPSIAPAEGGSPRATDGGTREV
- a CDS encoding CBS domain-containing protein, encoding MIETLVAEVMTAPASTIEATATAAEAAERLRDRAVGSLVVVGDDGIAGIVVESDIVVLVAEHRDPGLPVSSVMTTPVVVVESGAHIAAAAERMQDHGIKRLPVVDDGDLVGVVTTTDLAYYLPRYRTEIVEN
- a CDS encoding COX15/CtaA family protein, which translates into the protein MANEPADAAAGGRWPARLLRYLVTLSLVGTVLLMGFGMYSVAIRGWMSCGEAFPMCAGSLVPMLDPGAAQSTGYTATQVYAEWFHRAVAFVTGLVMLAATALAWWRVEGYTLTTWTITLATALLPFEAYLGVVTGVPDPATTLVAIHLVVSYLVLGALAVATGITWWSRGRRSRRHTGHVH
- a CDS encoding 1,4-dihydroxy-2-naphthoyl-CoA synthase, producing MVSDLFDADRWTPVEGFDFDDLTYHRATDSGTVRIAFDRPAVRNAFRPKTVDELATALDHAKRQTDVGCVLLTGNGPSPKDGGWAFCSGGDQSVRGGSGYEYDEDDESDGGSRTGRLHILEVQRAIRHLPKPVVCVVPGWAVGGGHSLHVVCDLTIASEEHAQFLQTDPDVASYDAGFGSAYLAKQIGQKKAREVFFLGKTYSAPEAAEMGMVNEAVPHEELETVALEWAETINSKSPTAMRMLKYGFNLADDGMVGQQVFAGEATRLGYMTDEAREGREAFMEGRDPDFSDVPWYY